The Methanosarcina barkeri str. Wiesmoor DNA segment CAGATCGATGCCGTGATAGTTACTCACGCCCACCTGGATCATCAGGGGCTTGTTCCTTTGCTTTTCAAATTCGGATATGAAGGGCCTGTCTACTGTACGCCCCCTACGCGGGATTTGATGGTGCTGCTCCAGCTTGACTACATCGACGTGGCAGCAAAAGAAGGGAAAAAGATTCCCTATGAGTCAGGCATGGTAGCAAAGACTCTCAAACACACAATTCCGCTGGACTACGAGGAAGTAACGGATATCGCTCCTGATATCAAACTGACTTTCCATAATGCAGGCCATATTCTGGGGTCAGCTATTTCTCATTTCCATATTGGAGACGGGCTCCATAATGTCGTCTTTACGGGAGACTACAAATATGAGAAGACGCGGCTTTTTGATCCTGCTGTCAATAAGTTTCCGAGAGTCGAAACTGTTGTCAGTGAAGCTACTTATGGAAATTCCAATGCTTTCCAGCCCTCACTTAAGGACGCCGAAAGGCACCTGCAGATGGTAGTTAAGAACACTGTGGAAAGGGGAGGAATTTGTATCATCCCGGCTTTTGCAGTAGGTCGAAGCCAGGAAGTTATGATAGTGCTTGAAGAATCTATAAGAAAAGGGCTGATTCCTGAAGTTCCGGTCTATCTGGACGGAATGATCTGGGAAGCAACGGCAATTCATGCTACACATCCCGAGTACCTGAATAATGATCTGAGGAAACTGATCTTCCAGAAAGGCCAGAACCCCTTCCTGTCCGAATGCTTCAAGCCTGTTGATTCCCACGACATGCGCCAGAAGATAATTCAGAACCCTCACCCCTGTGTAATCATCTCGACATCAGGCATGATGAACGGAGGGCCGGTTATGGAGTATTTCAAGGCCTTTGCCGACGAACCACGCAATTCTCTGGTGTTTGTAGGGTACCAGGCCGATGGAACAATCGGACGTAGAATCCAGAAAGGATGGAAAGAAATTCCGATGACAGGAAAGGGTGGAAGCACTGAAATCCTGAAGTTAAACATGGAAGTTCAGGTAGTTGACGGTTTCTCAGGTCACTCCGATAGGAGACAGCTTATGGATTACATCAAGAGGATGCAGCCTCGTCCGGAAAGAGTATTTACTGAGCATGGGGACGAAAAAGCTTGTGTTGACCTGGCAAGTTCAATTTATAAGAAACTGAAAATTGAAACCAGGGCGCTTACAAACCTTGAAACCGTAAGGTTACTGTGACCCCATCCGGGGCCCAATTCTTTTTTGAAGAAGTACCTGGATTTTTTCATACCTTGAACCCATGAGATGGCTCAAGGCTTAGAAGGTGTTGCATTAGCTGTTCGTGATCTCCTACCACAAGATCTGCCCTGTCAAGCTGTGAAGGTTTCAGATATGTGGGAATCCCTATACAGTAGATTTTGGCTTTTTTTGCAGCTTCTACACCCAGAATAGCGTTTTCTATTACTATGCATTCTTCCCGCTGCACATTCAGGAGTTTAACGGCTTTAAGAAAAGGATCGGGATATGGCTTTGAATTTTTAACATCGTCTCCTGTAACCACAATATCGAATATGCCGGGGAAAAGCTGGTCAACGATTTCGTGAACAATAAGATGGTCAGAGCCCGAGACTACTGATAGCAGGAAACGCGTTTTAAGGACTTCTAGACACTCTCTCATTCCGTCGAAGGCTTTCAGCTTAAAGACTCGTTTGAACTCCTTCCTGTAGATTGAAGTGATAGTTTCAAAATCATATGCTTCTGGTTCTTTTCTGGCTTTTCGGATAAGCAAAGGAAGGCCATTTTTGGGATTTGAACCTTCGATTGAATAAATATCCTGGTCCTGGATTTCCATACCCATATCAAAGAAAGCCTTTTTCCAGGCTACTGCATGGAAGGGCATGGAGTCCACAAGAACGCCATCCATATCGAAAATTAATGCCTTTAACACAGTTCTGACTCCAAAATTAAAGCTTAGTATTGAAATTAAGGTACTAGTGTTGAGTCGATCATCAAGAATTCAATGATTCCGAATAATTGCAATCGATTTTATACGATATTTTGTGGTTGACTCGACACTGGGGAGATAAGGTAGCTAAGATTCCTTGAAATTAAGGTAAAAACGGCTTTGAAGTCTTAAAGTTTTCCCGGAAAATCTCCGGCGGAACCATAGTTTTAAATTGCTTCTTATATTTTTAAACTCACGTTATACGTTAAATGACTGTTTTATAAATATGTTAGGTTTATCACGATTTCAAATCGCCTATTAAAGTTTTAAAGCGTTTCTTATGACTTTATAATACATTTTCTATGAATTTTACAAGTTTCTTTTGTATTAACAGATCTTATGAATTTAACATGTTATATTGATTTTTCTTATTGATTTGGTATTTTTTTTCGGATTTTGTCACGTTATTACTTTTTAATGTGCCTTCTTATCTGTACTTTCCAAAACATGCATACTGAAGAAATTAATTTGAAGCTTTCTACGCAAACAAAATTTGGGAAAGTATCTGAGGTTAATTGCCTGGGAACTATATCTAGAAACAGTTACATTAATTTAAAAAACATTAATTCAAAAAATTAAGCAAGAGCCTCTAAATTCCAGAGCAATACCGAAACAGTTTTTAAGAGGGGAATTCTAGTTAAAAGTAATAATATAAACAGTTTGATTTAATTTCAAGACTCTCGTAGAAAGTTTTATCAAGAAAGTTTTATCAAAAACGAATCTCACTACAGTGTTAGCTTCTGAGGGCAAGCATGGCATAAAATGAATAAAAAATAGAAGATATGAAAATTGCCCTGACTTGGATGATCAGGAGAACTTTGCTGAGAAAAATAAAACTTCCAATAAAAAGTTATGTTTATATGTATAAACATTTTGGCAGTCCCTCACCCTTCATCCTTGAGAATTAGATGCTAAAGGAAATAAAAGAGTGAGTATATTAGAGTTATGGATGACATATTTAAACTTGATAAACAATTTAAGTATATCATTTAAATAAGTCCGAAACATTTAAGTTCGGCAGAGTGCCAACTTATTAAAGGTGATGAATGAAAATCTTTGATAGATTTTGGAAGTTATCGCATAACTCCACTCAGAGTATTGAAAAATATGTGACCCCCGATGTAAAGAGTGGGGAGTCAAATGTAGCAATAAGGCATAAATCCAGTCGAGGGGATAGAATTGCAGTCAATAGTACAGGAAGCAATGAAATTCAGTGAAAAAGAGAAAGAATTTCGGAAGAATTCTTCCTCTGATGACGACTTTGAAGACTTTGGGCAACCGCGAATCATGATTGTCGGATGCGGGGGTGCAGGAAATAACACTGTAAACCGTCTCTATAACATGGGAATTGAAGGTGCGGAAACGGTCTGTATTAACACTGATAAGCAGCACCTTGACAACGTAAGGGCTGACAAGAAGATCCTGGTGGGTAAAACTCTCACGCGGGGGCTGGGAGCAGGCGGTTACCCCGAGACAGGAAAGAAAGCTGCAGAACTTGCAAGGGGCACACTTGAAGAAGTGTTAAAGGATGTTGACCTGGTTTTCATTACTGCAGGGTTAGGTGGAGGTACCGGAACAGGAGTTGCTCCTGTAGTTGCCGAAGTAGCAAAAGAACAGGGAGCAATCGTTGTGGGAATGGTCTCCAGCCCCTTCAGAGTTGAAAGAGCTCGGATTTACAAAGCCGAAGAAGGCCTTGAAGATCTGCGCAGGGCAGCGGATACCGTAATTGTCCTTGATAATAACAGGCTGCTTAATTACGTGCCAAACCTTCCTATAGATCAGGCTTTTTCCGTAATGGACCAGCTAATTGCCGAGACTGTAAAGGGAATTACAGAGACCATCACAGTGCCCTCCTTGATAAACCTTGATTACGCCGACATCAGGACTATCATG contains these protein-coding regions:
- a CDS encoding HAD family phosphatase produces the protein MLKALIFDMDGVLVDSMPFHAVAWKKAFFDMGMEIQDQDIYSIEGSNPKNGLPLLIRKARKEPEAYDFETITSIYRKEFKRVFKLKAFDGMRECLEVLKTRFLLSVVSGSDHLIVHEIVDQLFPGIFDIVVTGDDVKNSKPYPDPFLKAVKLLNVQREECIVIENAILGVEAAKKAKIYCIGIPTYLKPSQLDRADLVVGDHEQLMQHLLSLEPSHGFKV
- a CDS encoding beta-CASP ribonuclease aCPSF1, producing the protein MPIEDVLLDLKHKIEKNLPAGVTITDVEFEGPQLVLYTEEPRKFADDGNIIRNLAKELRTRIAMRPDPRVLATAEDSISIIEEVVPKESVISSYYFDPDSGEVIIEAEKPGLVIGKHGATLREITKQIGWIPKVVRTPPIKSRTVKNVREFMRNNLKERKEILKSVGRKIHKECTSKDQWVRVTSLGGCKEVGRSCFLLSTPESRILIDCGVNVGSDENMTPYLYVPEVFPLNQIDAVIVTHAHLDHQGLVPLLFKFGYEGPVYCTPPTRDLMVLLQLDYIDVAAKEGKKIPYESGMVAKTLKHTIPLDYEEVTDIAPDIKLTFHNAGHILGSAISHFHIGDGLHNVVFTGDYKYEKTRLFDPAVNKFPRVETVVSEATYGNSNAFQPSLKDAERHLQMVVKNTVERGGICIIPAFAVGRSQEVMIVLEESIRKGLIPEVPVYLDGMIWEATAIHATHPEYLNNDLRKLIFQKGQNPFLSECFKPVDSHDMRQKIIQNPHPCVIISTSGMMNGGPVMEYFKAFADEPRNSLVFVGYQADGTIGRRIQKGWKEIPMTGKGGSTEILKLNMEVQVVDGFSGHSDRRQLMDYIKRMQPRPERVFTEHGDEKACVDLASSIYKKLKIETRALTNLETVRLL
- the ftsZ gene encoding cell division protein FtsZ; translation: MQSIVQEAMKFSEKEKEFRKNSSSDDDFEDFGQPRIMIVGCGGAGNNTVNRLYNMGIEGAETVCINTDKQHLDNVRADKKILVGKTLTRGLGAGGYPETGKKAAELARGTLEEVLKDVDLVFITAGLGGGTGTGVAPVVAEVAKEQGAIVVGMVSSPFRVERARIYKAEEGLEDLRRAADTVIVLDNNRLLNYVPNLPIDQAFSVMDQLIAETVKGITETITVPSLINLDYADIRTIMSCGGVAVMLVGESKSQDKSTEVVRTALNHPLLDVDYKGATGSLVHVTGGPDLSLKEAEEIASMLTYELSPSANVIWGARIREDYEGKVRVMAIMTGVQSAQILGPQAAGGILESRSEADPMKERRFGKMTAERLRNSTGSFRKNHDESIIDFIN